One window from the genome of Candidatus Effluviviaceae Genus V sp. encodes:
- a CDS encoding translation initiation factor IF-3: MRLSRTRQREGGTVAIRSPRVNRRIRIPQVRVIDADGAQIGIMQTSEALALAQERGLDLVEVSPKARPPVCKIMDYGKYMYQLKKRAKEAKKRQHVTQVKEVKMRPKIEPHDYDFKCRHAREFFEDGDKVKFTIIFRGRELAHKELGRRVLERVAETLDDVAHVEVPIRSEGRSMTMVMAPASGQKNKERGS, encoded by the coding sequence ATGAGGTTGTCGCGGACGCGGCAGAGGGAAGGAGGGACGGTGGCAATAAGGAGCCCGCGCGTCAATCGCCGGATCCGCATTCCGCAGGTTCGAGTCATCGATGCTGACGGAGCGCAGATCGGCATTATGCAGACGTCGGAGGCGCTCGCACTTGCGCAGGAACGCGGCCTGGACCTCGTCGAGGTGTCGCCGAAGGCCCGGCCGCCCGTGTGCAAGATCATGGACTACGGGAAGTACATGTACCAGCTCAAGAAGCGCGCGAAGGAGGCGAAGAAGCGGCAGCACGTGACCCAGGTCAAAGAGGTCAAGATGCGGCCCAAGATCGAGCCTCACGATTACGACTTCAAGTGCCGGCACGCGCGCGAGTTCTTCGAAGATGGGGACAAGGTCAAGTTCACCATCATCTTCCGCGGCCGGGAGCTGGCGCACAAGGAACTGGGAAGGCGCGTCCTCGAGCGTGTGGCGGAGACGCTCGACGACGTCGCGCATGTCGAGGTACCGATCCGTTCGGAGGGGCGCAGCATGACGATGGTCATGGCGCCGGCCTCCGGGCAGAAGAACAAGGAACGTGGGAGCTGA
- the rplT gene encoding 50S ribosomal protein L20, translating to MSRSRGASSSRRRRKKILKAAKGYRGGRSKLIRTARETVHRAGQYAYRDRRARKRDMRRLWIIRINAGARLHGLSYSRFMHGLKEANVEVDRKMLADMAVHDADGFARLVEVAKDSLE from the coding sequence ATGTCCAGGTCGAGAGGGGCTTCGTCTTCGAGGCGGAGACGCAAGAAGATACTGAAGGCAGCAAAGGGCTACCGCGGCGGCCGGAGCAAACTGATCCGGACCGCCAGAGAGACCGTCCACAGGGCCGGGCAGTACGCTTACCGCGACAGGCGGGCCAGGAAGCGGGACATGCGTCGTCTGTGGATCATCCGCATCAACGCCGGCGCGAGGCTTCACGGTCTCTCGTACAGCCGCTTCATGCACGGTCTGAAGGAGGCGAACGTCGAGGTCGACCGGAAGATGCTCGCCGACATGGCCGTGCACGACGCTGACGGTTTCGCCCGTCTCGTCGAGGTGGCGAAGGACAGTCTGGAGTAG
- the rpmI gene encoding 50S ribosomal protein L35, with translation MPKIKTHRGAAKRFKRTGKGKLRRFKAYRGHFFIRKSSKQKRALRRPEYIDAADRKRIERLLPR, from the coding sequence ATGCCGAAGATCAAGACACACAGAGGAGCGGCGAAGCGGTTCAAGCGGACGGGCAAAGGCAAGCTCCGACGCTTCAAGGCGTACCGCGGCCACTTCTTCATCAGGAAGAGCTCGAAGCAGAAGCGTGCGCTTCGTCGGCCGGAGTACATCGATGCCGCCGACCGGAAGCGCATCGAACGTCTGCTGCCTCGCTAG